One window from the genome of Diospyros lotus cultivar Yz01 chromosome 11, ASM1463336v1, whole genome shotgun sequence encodes:
- the LOC127813775 gene encoding protein IQ-DOMAIN 22-like produces the protein MGRAVRWFRGLLGLKKDDSAPPSGSKPPKRRWSFKSHKEADSRIVPPPAPAYADVGAGDPNKHAIAVAAATAAVAEAAVAAAQAAAAVVRMTSSGRCTAATSAAYVGGASGEWAAVRIQAHFRGYLARRALRALKGLVKLQALVRGHIVRKHTADTLRRMQALLRAQTRARVGRAHISESPHSSAKLAQFHHPGPATPEKFEHAIRSKSTKNDQSPMLKRNGSKSIGRVIIDQDKVHNGRNWLDRRAEEGSLDQRGPSTKAGQTDDEKSDKILEVDNGRIHATPKRRTLFQSCHHHALASDQYSHSFTTSKDSTAHQTVPSTSSCEVHSVNPLNFGQDGDESPFCTANNSPQYYSSSSKGGVSRRSPFTPTRSDGSRSFLSGYSDHPNYMACTESSRAKTRSLSAPKQRPQQNQIERSVSTKRYSFYGYTNFANKAYPGSGRLDRLGMPVNEGGYGNRY, from the exons ATGGGCCGAGCGGTCCGGTGGTTCCGAGGCCTCCTCGGCCTGAAGAAGGACGACTCGGCGCCGCCGTCCGGGTCGAAACCTCCGAAGAGGCGCTGGAGCTTCAAGTCACACAAAGAAGCAGACTCCAGGATTGTACCGCCTCCGGCCCCGGCGTACGCCGACGTTGGCGCCGGCGACCCGAACAAGCACGCGATCGCGGTGGCCGCGGCCACTGCTGCGGTCGCTGAGGCCGCTGTGGCGGCCGCTCAAGCGGCTGCGGCCGTGGTGCGGATGACCAGCAGCGGGCGGTGCACAGCTGCTACCTCCGCCGCTTATGTCGGCGGCGCAAGCGGGGAGTGGGCTGCGGTTAGGATTCAGGCGCACTTTCGCGGCTATTTG GCAAGGAGAGCTCTGCGAGCATTGAAAGGACTGGTGAAGCTACAGGCACTTGTTAGAGGTCACATTGTGAGGAAGCATACTGCAGATACCCTAAGACGGATGCAGGCCTTGCTTCGAGCCCAAACACGAGCCCGTGTAGGGCGAGCCCATATTTCTGAATCTCCTCATTCAAGTGCCAAGTTGGCTCAATTCCACCATCCC GGTCCTGCAACCCCAGAGAAATTTGAACATGCAATACGGTCAAAGAGCACCAAGAACGATCAGTCACCAATGCTCAAG AGAAATGGCTCAAAATCTATTGGTCGGGTGATCATTGATCAAGACAAGGTGCATAATGGTAGAAACTGGCTGGACCGCAGAGCGGAAGAAGGATCGTTGGACCAAAGAGGGCCTTCCACGAAAGCTGGCCAGACCGATGATGAAAAGAGCGACAAGATCCTTGAAGTGGATAACGGAAGAATCCACGCCACACCCAAACGGAGAACTCTCTTCCAATCGTGCCACCACCATGCGTTGGCTTCAGACCAATACAGTCATAGCTTCACTACTTCTAAAGATTCCACAGCCCATCAAACGGTCCCAAGTACATCTTCCTGCGAAGTTCACTCTGTAAACCCGTTGAATTTTGGTCAGGACGGCGACGAAAGCCCCTTCTGCACAGCCAACAATAGCCCGCAGTACTACTCGTCTTCATCCAAGGGCGGTGTTTCTAGGCGAAGCCCTTTTACGCCCACCAGGAGTGACGGCTCAAGAAGCTTCTTAAGCGGGTACTCGGACCACCCCAATTACATGGCCTGCACCGAATCTTCAAGGGCCAAGACGAGGTCCCTCAGTGCCCCAAAACAGAGGccacaacaaaatcaaattgagaGGTCCGTTTCCACCAAAAGGTACTCCTTTTATGGGTATACCAACTTCGCCAACAAGGCTTATCCCGGCTCGGGCCGCCTGGACAGGCTCGGCATGCCGGTGAACGAAGGAGGCTACGGAAACAGATACTAG